In a genomic window of Microcoleus sp. AS-A8:
- the grxC gene encoding glutaredoxin 3: protein MLDFLNPLLGRHPDRVKANVEIYTWQTCPFCIRAKMLLWWKGVNYTEYKIDGDEAARSKMAERANGRRTVPQIFINDQHLGGCDDLHALDTKGQLDPLLAQPATA from the coding sequence ATGCTCGACTTCCTCAATCCTCTTTTAGGACGCCATCCAGACCGTGTGAAAGCTAACGTTGAAATCTATACGTGGCAAACTTGCCCCTTCTGCATCCGCGCCAAGATGCTGCTGTGGTGGAAAGGCGTCAACTACACAGAGTACAAAATCGACGGTGACGAAGCGGCTAGAAGCAAAATGGCTGAACGGGCGAATGGTCGTCGGACAGTGCCACAAATTTTCATCAACGACCAGCATTTGGGTGGCTGTGATGACCTCCATGCCTTAGATACGAAAGGTCAGTTAGACCCCCTGCTCGCACAGCCAGCTACGGCTTAA
- the glpX gene encoding class II fructose-bisphosphatase, whose translation MENTLGLEIIEVVEQAAIASARWMGKGDKNTADHVAVEAMRERMNKIYMRGRIVIGEGERDDAPMLYIGEEVGICTREDAHTVCNPDELVEIDIAVDPCEGTNLVAYGQPGSMAVLAIAEKGGLFAAPDFYMKKLAAPPQAAGHVDINKSATENLKILSECLNRSIEELVVVVMKRDRHNELIKEIREAGARVRLISDGDVSAAISCAFAGTNIHALMGIGAAPEGVISAAAMRCLGGHFQGQLIYDPAVVKTGLIGESKESNLDRLKSMNINDPDKVYNSDELASGQTVLFAASGITPGTLMEGVRFFHGGARTQSLVISSQSRTARFVDTIHMWDEPKYIQLR comes from the coding sequence GTGGAAAACACATTAGGTTTAGAGATTATTGAAGTTGTCGAACAAGCCGCGATCGCATCGGCCCGATGGATGGGTAAAGGCGACAAAAACACCGCTGACCATGTGGCAGTGGAAGCCATGCGGGAGCGGATGAACAAAATTTACATGCGCGGTCGCATCGTGATTGGAGAAGGGGAGCGAGACGACGCCCCCATGCTCTACATTGGTGAAGAAGTCGGCATTTGTACCCGCGAGGATGCCCACACCGTCTGCAATCCAGACGAACTGGTTGAGATTGACATTGCCGTTGATCCCTGCGAAGGCACCAACCTAGTCGCTTACGGGCAACCCGGTTCCATGGCTGTGTTGGCAATTGCTGAGAAAGGGGGTTTGTTTGCTGCCCCTGACTTTTACATGAAAAAGCTGGCAGCACCACCACAGGCCGCAGGACATGTCGATATTAACAAGTCAGCCACCGAAAACCTGAAAATTCTCTCTGAGTGCTTGAATCGCTCGATTGAAGAACTGGTCGTCGTGGTGATGAAGCGCGATCGCCATAACGAACTGATTAAAGAAATTCGCGAAGCGGGTGCCAGAGTGCGGCTGATTAGCGACGGGGATGTCTCTGCTGCCATCTCCTGTGCCTTTGCGGGTACCAATATTCATGCTCTGATGGGAATTGGTGCTGCGCCCGAAGGCGTCATCTCAGCCGCCGCGATGCGCTGCTTGGGTGGACACTTCCAGGGTCAATTGATTTATGACCCAGCCGTTGTCAAAACCGGTCTGATTGGGGAAAGCAAAGAGAGCAACCTGGATCGGCTCAAATCCATGAATATTAACGATCCAGACAAGGTGTACAACTCCGACGAACTCGCCTCTGGTCAAACCGTACTGTTTGCGGCGAGTGGAATTACCCCAGGCACTCTGATGGAAGGCGTCCGCTTCTTCCATGGTGGGGCACGCACCCAAAGCCTGGTCATTTCCAGCCAGTCACGGACGGCACGGTTTGTGGACACTATCCATATGTGGGATGAACCTAAGTACATCCAACTGAGGTAG
- a CDS encoding nucleoside deaminase — translation MSRAIVLAQSAGNAGEVPVGAVIVDANNHLIAVAENRRERDKDPTAHAEILALRAAGQALQTWHLNTCTLYVTLEPCPMCAGAIVLARLGLLVYGVDDPKTGTIRTVANIPESACSNHRLPVIAGIMESACRQQLQSWFTHRRHR, via the coding sequence ATGAGCCGTGCGATCGTACTTGCCCAGTCAGCGGGCAATGCAGGAGAAGTGCCAGTCGGTGCCGTTATCGTTGACGCCAATAATCACCTCATTGCGGTAGCCGAAAATCGCCGAGAGCGTGACAAAGACCCAACCGCCCATGCTGAAATTCTCGCTCTGAGGGCGGCAGGGCAAGCGCTACAAACCTGGCATCTCAATACTTGCACCCTCTACGTGACTCTAGAACCTTGTCCCATGTGTGCCGGCGCGATTGTTTTAGCAAGGCTGGGTTTGCTCGTTTATGGAGTGGACGATCCCAAAACTGGCACAATCCGCACCGTGGCTAATATTCCTGAGAGTGCCTGCTCGAATCATCGATTGCCCGTCATTGCTGGAATTATGGAATCAGCCTGTCGCCAGCAATTGCAATCTTGGTTTACTCATCGGCGTCACCGATAA
- a CDS encoding 1-acyl-sn-glycerol-3-phosphate acyltransferase, whose protein sequence is MIQLDSRERTQVRTQRVEYTGEKLTPAKATPVTSRVCHWLTLILYPLARWILMPLYFRHLKVTGQENLPTTGPVILAPTHRSRWDALLIPYAAGKHVTGRDLRYMVSEDEIKGIQGWFIRRMGGFPVNTRHPGVGSFRHSLELLRQGEALVIFPEGDIFRDGHVQPLKPGMARIALQAEASKLGQNLVIVPISLRYSNPIPHWRCDATVTIGKPLKVANYCTQSTKKSAEKLTHDLEMAMKNLDEEKALTELRPVPIPQHY, encoded by the coding sequence ATGATTCAACTCGACTCCCGCGAACGCACTCAAGTAAGGACCCAACGGGTAGAATACACTGGCGAGAAGTTAACTCCGGCAAAAGCAACTCCTGTTACTTCCCGTGTTTGCCACTGGTTAACTCTGATCCTCTACCCCTTGGCTCGTTGGATTCTCATGCCGCTTTACTTCCGTCATCTGAAAGTGACGGGACAAGAAAACCTCCCTACCACAGGTCCAGTTATCTTAGCTCCTACCCATCGTTCTCGTTGGGATGCATTGCTCATTCCCTATGCAGCGGGAAAACATGTCACCGGACGAGATTTGCGATACATGGTTTCAGAAGATGAAATAAAAGGGATACAAGGTTGGTTCATCCGGCGCATGGGAGGATTTCCCGTGAATACTCGGCATCCAGGAGTGGGCAGTTTCCGTCACAGCCTTGAACTCCTGCGCCAGGGTGAAGCACTGGTAATCTTTCCCGAAGGCGATATTTTCCGGGATGGTCATGTTCAACCCCTTAAACCCGGTATGGCTCGTATTGCCCTGCAAGCGGAGGCCAGTAAACTGGGTCAAAATTTGGTCATCGTACCGATTAGCCTTCGTTATAGCAATCCTATCCCGCACTGGCGCTGTGATGCCACAGTAACCATTGGAAAGCCTTTAAAGGTGGCGAATTATTGCACCCAATCAACCAAGAAAAGCGCTGAAAAACTAACCCATGACTTGGAAATGGCAATGAAAAATCTGGATGAAGAGAAGGCGTTAACCGAGTTGCGGCCAGTCCCAATCCCTCAACACTACTAG
- the psbC gene encoding photosystem II reaction center protein CP43 yields the protein MVTLSSNSIVAGNRDQESSGFAWWAGNARLINLSGKLLGAHVAHSGLIVFWAGAMTLFEVAHFVPEKPMYEQGLILLPHLATLGWGVGPGGEVIDTFPYFVVGVLHLISSAVLGLGGIYHAVRGPETLEEYSSFFGYDWKDKNKMTTILGFHLIVLGLGALLLVAKAMFFGGVYDTWAPGGGDVRVITNPTLNPAIIFGYLLKAPFGGEGWIISVNNMEDIIGGHIWVGLTCIAGGIWHILTKPFAWSRRASIWSGEAYLSYSLGALSLMGFVAACFVWFNNTAYPSEFYGPTGPEASQAQALTFLIRDQRLGANVGSAQGPTGLGKYLMRSPTGEIIFGGETMRFWDFQGPWLEPLRGPNGLDLNKINNDIQPWQARRAAEYMTHAPLGSLNSVGGVATEINSFNYVSPRSWLACFHFVMGFFFLVGHLWHAGRARAAAAGFEKGIDRATEPVLSMPDLD from the coding sequence GTGGTAACACTCTCTAGTAATTCAATAGTTGCGGGAAATCGTGACCAAGAATCATCAGGTTTTGCCTGGTGGGCTGGTAATGCCCGTCTGATCAACCTCTCCGGTAAATTGCTGGGTGCTCACGTTGCCCACTCTGGACTCATTGTCTTCTGGGCTGGAGCTATGACCTTGTTTGAGGTCGCTCACTTTGTACCCGAAAAGCCCATGTACGAACAGGGCTTAATTCTACTGCCTCACCTAGCCACTCTGGGCTGGGGTGTTGGCCCTGGTGGTGAAGTTATCGATACCTTCCCGTACTTTGTGGTCGGTGTGCTGCACTTAATCTCCTCTGCCGTTTTGGGCTTAGGCGGTATCTACCACGCGGTTCGCGGTCCAGAAACCTTAGAAGAGTACTCTTCCTTCTTCGGTTATGACTGGAAAGACAAGAACAAGATGACCACCATTTTGGGTTTCCACCTGATCGTGTTGGGATTGGGTGCCCTCCTGTTGGTTGCCAAGGCGATGTTCTTTGGTGGTGTGTATGATACTTGGGCACCCGGTGGTGGTGACGTTCGTGTCATTACCAACCCGACTCTGAACCCAGCCATTATCTTCGGTTACCTGCTGAAGGCTCCCTTCGGTGGCGAAGGCTGGATTATCAGCGTCAACAACATGGAAGACATCATCGGCGGTCACATTTGGGTCGGTCTGACCTGTATCGCTGGTGGCATTTGGCACATCCTCACCAAGCCCTTCGCTTGGTCTCGTCGCGCCTCCATCTGGTCTGGAGAAGCTTACCTCTCCTACAGCTTAGGTGCACTGTCCCTAATGGGCTTTGTTGCTGCTTGCTTTGTCTGGTTCAACAACACCGCTTACCCCAGCGAATTTTACGGTCCTACTGGCCCTGAGGCTTCTCAAGCTCAAGCCCTGACCTTTTTAATTCGTGACCAACGCCTAGGTGCGAACGTCGGTTCTGCTCAAGGTCCAACCGGTCTAGGTAAATACCTGATGCGCTCTCCTACCGGCGAAATCATCTTCGGTGGTGAAACGATGCGCTTCTGGGATTTCCAAGGCCCCTGGTTGGAGCCTCTACGCGGTCCCAATGGTCTTGACCTGAACAAGATCAACAATGATATTCAACCTTGGCAAGCTCGTCGTGCGGCTGAGTACATGACCCATGCTCCTCTGGGTTCTCTCAACTCGGTGGGTGGCGTGGCTACGGAGATTAACTCCTTCAACTACGTGTCTCCTCGTTCTTGGTTGGCTTGTTTCCACTTTGTGATGGGCTTCTTCTTCCTGGTGGGTCACCTCTGGCACGCGGGTCGCGCTCGTGCGGCGGCGGCTGGATTTGAGAAAGGAATCGACCGTGCTACTGAGCCGGTGCTGTCCATGCCCGACCTTGACTAG
- a CDS encoding response regulator: MYNLAILDDNSGFCQVMQCFLSNYFQVSTFTETKFFLEGMKSQVYDLVLIDLSIIPNQEMKIYNGCELIKYLKETLKNPPVLVLFTGWIARNPLEEGREICPLADGFLAKDSDIDEMLQEINRLLASRTT, encoded by the coding sequence ATGTACAATTTGGCTATATTAGATGACAATAGTGGCTTTTGCCAAGTGATGCAATGCTTCTTAAGTAATTATTTTCAAGTCTCTACTTTTACGGAGACAAAATTTTTTTTGGAAGGGATGAAATCGCAGGTATATGATTTAGTTCTTATTGATCTAAGTATTATTCCAAATCAAGAAATGAAAATTTACAATGGTTGTGAATTAATTAAATATTTAAAAGAAACTTTAAAAAACCCTCCTGTACTTGTTTTATTTACAGGATGGATCGCGAGAAATCCTTTGGAAGAAGGTAGAGAAATCTGCCCTTTAGCTGATGGATTTTTAGCGAAAGATTCTGACATTGACGAAATGTTGCAGGAAATTAATAGACTTCTCGCTTCTCGAACAACTTAA